From a single Eretmochelys imbricata isolate rEreImb1 chromosome 13, rEreImb1.hap1, whole genome shotgun sequence genomic region:
- the LOC144273314 gene encoding olfactory receptor 10D3-like: MLSTQPSLLITAEQRQAVATGAEEQFVQNKSSVGRVNHTAVTHFILLGIPNTDGLQTILFVTFLAFYLCTLLGNLLILLAILADPRLHTPMYLFLCNLSVLDIGFSSISTPKFLANLWAKSRTISLGGCMSQVFFYHFLGSTECLLYTVMAYDRYVAICHPLRYLLIMNRRVCALLAAGTWLTSSFHATILTSLTFTLPYCGSNVVDYFFCDIFPVVKLACADTYIIETVTFTDTGMVPTTCFLLILASYVRIVYSVLKINSAEGRRKAASTCASHLAVVTLFFGPCALVYTQPQLSKVLVTPVQIFGNVVTPMLNPAIYTLRNKEVKAALRKLRGGQTPAR; the protein is encoded by the exons ATGTTATCCACACAGCCGAGCCTGCTGATCACGGCCGAGCAGAGACAAGCTGTGGCCACGGGTGCTGAGGAACAATTTgtgca GAATAAGTCCTCCGTGGGCAGGGTCAACCACACTGCGGTGACTCATTTCATCCTCTTAGGGATCCCCAACACCGATGGCCTCCAGACCATCCTCTTCGTCACCTTCTTAGCCTTCTACCTCTGCACTCTGCTGGGCAACCTGCTCATCTTATTAGCCATCCTTGCTGACCCCCGTCTGCACACCCCCATGTATTTGTTCCTCTGCAACCTCTCCGTGCTGGACATCGGTTTTTCCTCCATCAGCACCCCTAAATTCCTGGCCAACCTCTGGGCCAAGAGTAGAACCATCTCTCTGGGCGGGTGCATGTCCCAGGTCTTCTTCTACCACTTCCTGGGCAGCACTGAGTGCCTGCTCTACACGGTCATGGCCTACGACCGGTACGTGGCCATCTGCCACCCGCTGCGCTACCTGCTCATCATGAACCGGAGGGTGTGCGCCCTCCTGGCCGCCGGCACCTGGCTCACCAGCTCCTTCCACGCCACCATCCTCACCAGCCTGACCTTCACGCTGCCCTACTGCGGGTCCAATGTGGTGGACTATTTCTTCTGCGACATCTTCCCGGTGGTCAAGCTGGCCTGTGCGGACACGTACATCATCGAGACCGTGACCTTCACCGACACTGGCATGGTGCCCACGACCTGCTTCCTCCTCATCCTCGCGTCCTACGTCAGGATCGTCTATTCCGTCCTGAAGATAAACTCGGCCGAAGGGCGGCGCAAAGCAGCCTCCACTTGCGCCTCGCATCTGGCGGTGGTGACGCTGTTCTTCGGGCCCTGCGCCCTGGTCTACACGCAGCCCCAGCTGAGCAAAGTGCTGGTGACCCCTGTGCAGATCTTCGGCAACGTGGTCACGCCCATGCTGAACCCGGCCATCTACAcgctgaggaacaaggaggtgaaAGCGGCTCTAAGAAAACTGAGAGGGGGTCAAACGCCTGCACGTTGA